The Neodiprion fabricii isolate iyNeoFabr1 chromosome 4, iyNeoFabr1.1, whole genome shotgun sequence genome window below encodes:
- the LOC124181127 gene encoding KH domain-containing protein akap-1 codes for MSSASLRVQLVKWTVPAFALILGLLWYKRRRADRADPGGDRVLKAGSGSSKTPDHNLNDSGYQFEESFTSRGSTGVGSKPEVVAACSPRRVSESLAIPQRKSAATPRTSAASSGPDAWYKDVEMTIDVDQFYPRGSEPLSVRESLPRHLQQQQQLQEQEEKLSYTAIKPKRSKSPYETAKKTVRNQLSKMLDRSEENEVKTENVIDEIKMQEKAASERDSANHSPVSGVLDGSVSDEARSEGSSDSGKGGSINGNSPAVYEFVLPQSLIGRLIGRHGVFLQSIKAKAQVNMLIKRHPETNKCKVCAIEGSQKGIRTALDMIRQKFPENKYPSVTLEQVSFLKKSEEMQWVPEVMQLKLVEGLNNDVTVIRVVEPNHLFLHQPTHPSYPSLRILDQNMTQLYNTVADAPPVPDQLDKGMIFVGKWCNKWVRVYIHKPDPDGEKNIVRLIDHGGFWVLKNSEMRKIRYDYLTLPFQAIEVYLANIQPKNGTWVPEAYDLVQQITQGVVVQAQIQSYVDRDTHINLYLNIQKHGVISLADELVARGYADRVQLEEAY; via the exons ATGTCATCAGCATCATTGCGAGTTCAACTAGTGAAGTGGACGGTACCAGCGTTCGCCCTGATCCTTGGCCTCTTGTGGTACAAACGACGAAGAGCCGACAGAGCTGACCCAGGCGGAGATCGCGTATTAAAAGCAGGATCCGGAAGTTCGAAAACGCCGGATCACAACCTGAACGACTCCGGTTACCAATTCGAGGAGTCCTTCACCTCACGGGGCTCAACGGGCGTGGGTTCGAAGCCCGAAGTCGTCGCCGCGTGCAGTCCGCGGCGGGTGAGCGAGAGTTTGGCAATTCCGCAGCGGAAATCCGCAGCAACGCCGAGAACTTCCGCGGCGAGCAGCGGTCCGGACGCCTGGTACAAGGACGTTGAAATGACCATCGATGTCGATCAATTTTACCCACGGGGTTCGGAACCGCTTTCGGTACGCGAGTCGCTACCAAGACACctgcaacaacagcagcagctgCAGGAACAGGAAGAGAAGCTGTCGTATACCGCCATAAAACCAAAGCGGTCCAAGTCGCCGTATGAAACCGCTAAGAAAACTGTCAGGAATCAACTGTCCAAGATGCTAGATCGATCCGAAGAGAACGAGGTGAAAACCGAGAATGTCATAGACGAGATTAAGATGCAAGAGAAGGCGGCTTCCGAAAGGGATTCGGCTAATCATAGTCCAGTTTCTGGTGTTCTCGACGGCAGCGTCAGCGACGAGGCTAGAAGCGAGGGCAGCAGCGACAGTGGAAAAG GAGGAAGTATAAACGGAAACAGCCCTGCAGTGTACGAGTTTGTCCTGCCGCAGAGTTTGATAGGCCGTCTGATAGGCCGTCACGGGGTATTTTTGCAGAGTATAAAAGCAAAGGCGCAGGTCAACATGCTGATAAAGCGTCATCCCGAAACCAACAAGTGTAAGGTATGCGCGATCGAGGGATCCCAGAAGGGTATCCGCACGGCGTTGGATATGATAAGGCAGAAATTCCCTGAGAACAAATATCCCAGCGTGACGCTGGAGCAAGTGTCGTTCCTTAAAAAATCAGAGGAAATGCAGTGGGTGCCTGAAGTAATGCAGCTCAAGCTGGTCGAGGGTCTGAACAACGATGTGACGGTTATTCGCGTCGTGGAACCCAATCACCTCTTCCTCCACCAGCCGACTCATCCCTCTTATCCTTCCCTACGCATTTTAGATCAGAATATGACACAGCTTTACAACACAGTCGCAGACGCTCCACCAGTTCCCGATCAACTCGACA AGGGTATGATATTCGTCGGTAAGTGGTGCAACAAGTGGGTTAGAGTTTATATCCACAAGCCGGACCCGGACGGAGAAAAGAACATAGTACGCCTTATAGACCACGGTGGATTTTgggtgttgaaaaattctgagatGAGGAAAATCAGGTACGACTACCTCACCCTACCCTTCCAGGCCATCGAAGTGTACTTGGCCAACATCCAACCCAAAAATG GTACGTGGGTTCCAGAAGCGTACGACCTAGTTCAACAAATAACTCAAGGCGTCGTGGTCCAGGCACAAATACAAAGCTACGTGGATCGCGACACGCACATAAACCTCTATCTAAACATACAAAAACATGGG GTAATATCTCTGGCTGACGAATTGGTGGCGCGTGGATACGCGGATCGAGTTCAGCTAGAGGAGGCATATTGA
- the LOC124179740 gene encoding uncharacterized protein LOC124179740 encodes MHSETIRQDYAVTAPLFSDRLDLQGNGDDGVATPRSPIDILDEYSKVCGLSVEYKNLSPSYSYSKNVKVKCCFAGFTFDACSDSRKSAKTSAAAKTLLALASRQIDEENIGELTPFSRKQIEEILGLNTRCGHETPIMKLYKICMQLDAPEPVYHSLQESSNVVGSRYTIKCDALGYSKSGVGIRVSSAKKLAADHVLRSYLNDQKSTPANS; translated from the exons ATGCACAGTGAAACCATCCGCCAAGATTATGCAGTAACTGCACCACTTTTCTCCGATCGTCTCGATCTTCAGGGCAACGGAGACgacggcgtcgcgacgcctcgtTCGCCGATCGATATCCTCGACGAGTACTCGAAGGTTTGCGGCCTTTCAGTCGAGTACAAAAACCTGAGTCCAAGCTACAGCTACAGCAAAAACGTCAAGGTGAAGTGCTGCTTCGCGGGATTTACAT TCGATGCTTGCAGCGACTCACGAAAATCGGCGAAAACTTCGGCGGCTGCCAAAACCCTGCTCGCTCTTGCGAGTCGACAGATCGACGAGGAAAACATCGGAGAGCTCACGCCGTTCTCAAGGAAACA GATCGAGGAGATATTGGGCCTGAACACGAGGTGCGGTCACGAGACGCCGATCATGAAGCTCTACAAGATCTGCATGCAGCTCGACGCCCCGGAGCCGGTTTACCACTCGTTGCAGGAGTCTTCGAACGTCGTTGGAAGTCGATATACCATCAAGTGCGACGCGCTGGGTTACTCAAAGTCGG GTGTCGGCATCAGGGTTTCCAGCGCGAAAAAGTTAGCCGCTGACCATGTGCTCCGGAGCTACTTGAACGACCAGAAAAGCACTCCCGCAAATTCATGA
- the LOC124180101 gene encoding protein singed wings 2, which produces MRDPECQLAFIAMIFLTMGSSFGQHPCSTNYSDNADWLTDHCESTPSTFDLICYGDLHGEWKSGSGSVHFLTLCGWPEESLDPEDLLSKFPALRNLSIIDSNVTHLVSGFPGTATDLEVVTFGGTSLEELPRAAFSNLQSLRILDLRNNALRFVDPTAIEGPSLQYVYLSGNPFNCASEMTWILNSNNESVASRVVDRDKLTCTLASKTDHPLVQMMEITAEVADQCQKTVCSCDLTYVVSTMTGSSNRKQLLAFVTVNCSSKGLTELPEFLPQNTTTLHLAKNKIRDLTPLTKNPVYRKVIDLYLDDNEVESIAILEGSDWLDHFRAFSLRGNRLSYVPPYVIENALQQNDHPVAILLGKNPWRCDCHFTPGFQVLLRSHTGLFKDVEDVTCAEIQDDENSGKQISHLSRTAICTSPDQHWIQPLDILNVVLASLIFFVLGKLLYDYWTFKKTGKLPWIVAKMP; this is translated from the exons ATGAGAGACCCGGAGTGTCAGCT GGCGTTTATCGCAATGATTTTCTTGACAATGGGCTCATCGTTCGGTCAACATCCGTGTTCCACTAATTATTCCGATAACGCCGATTGGCTGACGGATCATTGCGAGTCGACGCCTTCAACGTTCGACTTGATTTGTTACGGCGATCTTCACGGCGAATGGAAGAGCGG ATCGGGCAGCGTTCATTTTCTGACGCTGTGCGGATGGCCGGAAGAGAGTCTCGACCCTGAGGATCTACTGAGCAAGTTTCCGGCCCTCCGGAACCTCTCGATCATCGACAGCAACGTGACCCACCTGGTGTCCGGCTTTCCCGGCACCGCGACGGACCTGGAA GTAGTCACGTTCGGCGGTACAAGTCTTGAAGAGCTGCCCAGAGCCGCGTTCTCAAACTTGCAGTCCCTTCGAATCCTCGACCTAAGAAACAACGCCCTGAGATTCGTGGATCCGACCGCGATCGAAGGCCCGTCTCTGCAGTACGTTTACTTGTCTG GAAACCCATTCAACTGCGCTTCCGAGATGACCTGGATACTAAATTCGAACAACGAATCCGTCGCCAGCCGGGTCGTCGACAGGGACAAATTGACGTGCACGCTGGCGTCGAAAACCGATCATCCCCTGGTACAGATGATGGAAATAACCGCG GAAGTCGCTGATCAGTGCCAGAAGACGGTCTGCAGCTGCGATCTGACCTACGTCGTATCGACGATGACGGGGTCGTCGAATCGCAAGCAATTACTGGCCTTCGTCACCGTGAACTGCAGTTCGAAAGGCCTTACGGAGCTGCCGGAATTCCTGCCGCAAAATACGACCACCCTTCACCTGGCAAAAAACAAG ATTCGCGACTTGACTCCGCTGACGAAGAACCCCGTCTACCGTAAAGTCATTGATCTATACCTGGACGACAACGAGGTGGAATCTATAGCGATTCTCGAGGGTTCCGACTGGCTCGATCACTTCCGGGCATTTAGTCTGCGAGGGAATCGACTTAGCTAC gTACCGCCGTACGTGATCGAGAATGCCCTTCAGCAAAACGACCACCCCGTAGCTATATTGCTTGGGAAAAATCCGTGGCGATGCGACTGTCATTTCACCCCCGGATTTCAA GTACTGCTTAGGAGTCATACTGGCCTTTTCAAGGACGTGGAAGACGTGACTTGCGCCGAGATTCAGGACGACGAAAATTCTGGCAAGCAG ATAAGCCACCTCAGCCGGACCGCGATTTGCACCTCACCGGACCAGCACTGGATTCAGCCTCTGGACATCCTGAACGTCGtcctggcatcgctgatttTCTTCGTCCTTGGGAAGCTGCTCTACGACTACTGGACCTTCAAGAAGACCGGCAAACTGCCTTGGATCGTAGCCAAGATGCCTTAG